In Neorhizobium galegae, the following proteins share a genomic window:
- a CDS encoding ABC transporter substrate-binding protein, translating to MMDLTRRQTLAGMGAFAAAGLFGLPARAQAKTLVVPTLGGVWEQYWRSTVGPAFTKQTGVAVTLDVGNGRVWGANLRAAGAAKPPYSMVMTNEVFASGLRKEGFFEKLDLTKLPNYADLYPLAKKTDGWGAIGAVSPIGIGYRTDLVKTKPKSWKDLWNNPEFKGKIGLYNFANSAGKMELLLFSKIFGKDQYDVDAGFAALQKLGSVIQVDFNMSTGLASGEIVVAPFDFGEIARLRRQGLPVDCIIPEEGMFMFDQTINILANAPEKELAYQYANFLLSPEVQGMMMKEFFISPTNSKVIVPADLKVDVPVSGADMDKILTWDWNFVNEKQGELAERWAKTIK from the coding sequence ATGATGGATTTGACAAGGCGGCAAACGCTTGCCGGAATGGGTGCATTCGCTGCGGCCGGCCTTTTCGGCCTTCCGGCGCGGGCTCAAGCCAAGACGCTGGTCGTGCCGACGCTCGGCGGGGTGTGGGAACAGTACTGGCGTTCGACCGTCGGTCCCGCCTTCACCAAACAGACCGGCGTCGCCGTGACGCTCGACGTCGGCAACGGCCGTGTCTGGGGCGCCAACCTGCGGGCGGCGGGGGCCGCCAAGCCTCCCTATTCGATGGTGATGACCAACGAGGTCTTCGCTTCGGGCCTGCGCAAGGAAGGTTTCTTCGAGAAGCTCGACCTCACCAAGCTGCCGAACTACGCCGACCTCTATCCGCTCGCCAAGAAGACCGACGGCTGGGGCGCGATCGGCGCCGTTTCGCCGATCGGCATCGGCTACCGCACGGACCTGGTGAAGACCAAGCCGAAGTCCTGGAAGGACCTCTGGAACAATCCGGAGTTCAAGGGCAAGATCGGCCTCTACAACTTCGCCAACAGCGCCGGCAAGATGGAACTGCTGCTGTTCTCGAAGATCTTCGGCAAGGACCAGTACGACGTCGATGCCGGTTTTGCAGCGCTTCAAAAGCTGGGCTCGGTGATCCAGGTGGATTTCAACATGTCGACCGGCCTTGCCTCCGGCGAGATCGTCGTCGCACCCTTCGACTTCGGCGAGATCGCTCGCCTGCGCCGCCAGGGCCTGCCGGTCGACTGTATCATCCCGGAGGAAGGGATGTTCATGTTCGATCAGACCATCAACATCCTCGCCAACGCGCCGGAAAAAGAGCTGGCCTACCAGTACGCCAACTTCCTGCTGTCGCCGGAAGTACAAGGGATGATGATGAAGGAGTTCTTCATCTCGCCGACCAATTCCAAGGTGATCGTGCCAGCGGATCTCAAGGTCGACGTGCCGGTTTCCGGTGCCGACATGGACAAGATCCTCACCTGGGACTGGAACTTCGTCAACGAAAAGCAGGGCGAGCTCGCCGAACGCTGGGCGAAGACCATCAAGTGA
- a CDS encoding carbohydrate kinase gives MDDLAPQEAAVLAIIKDNPFAGQQEIATMLGLARSTVAAHIVQLMQKGYILGRGYVMPAETRAVCIGGAVLDRKYRAKQEFVFETSNPVDGVRSLGGVARNVAENLALLGTTTSFVSIVGDDEGGRAVVKHMRDRGIDVSQIITTTERPTAEYAAILDTKGDLVLGIADMSIFDLLLPSHIERIWPHLAAASWVFSDCNLPAETLSALIAKRQGARFKLAIDAVSTPKAARLPRDLTGIDLLFMNIDEANAVLGRKAHETIDDAKEAALALQAAGAREAVVTMGPRGIAVAGTEGARTFPAVHARPIDITGAGDAMIAGTLHRILHGEDTYTAARTGALLGTLTTESTASVHTELSERFLEANMHRLAG, from the coding sequence ATGGATGACCTTGCGCCACAGGAAGCGGCCGTCCTGGCAATCATCAAGGACAACCCGTTCGCGGGCCAGCAGGAGATCGCCACCATGCTCGGGCTGGCGCGCTCCACGGTCGCCGCCCACATCGTGCAGCTCATGCAGAAAGGTTACATCCTCGGCCGCGGCTACGTAATGCCGGCCGAGACCCGCGCCGTCTGCATCGGCGGCGCCGTGCTCGACCGCAAATACCGCGCCAAGCAGGAATTCGTCTTCGAAACCTCCAATCCGGTCGATGGCGTGCGCAGCCTCGGCGGCGTTGCCCGCAACGTCGCGGAAAACCTCGCACTTCTCGGCACCACCACCAGTTTCGTCTCGATCGTCGGTGATGACGAAGGCGGCCGCGCCGTGGTGAAGCACATGCGCGACCGCGGCATCGATGTCAGCCAGATCATCACCACCACCGAGCGCCCGACGGCGGAATATGCCGCCATCCTCGACACCAAGGGCGACCTCGTGCTCGGCATTGCCGACATGAGCATTTTCGACCTGCTGCTGCCGAGCCATATCGAGCGCATCTGGCCGCATCTCGCCGCCGCAAGCTGGGTGTTTTCCGACTGCAACCTGCCGGCCGAAACGCTTTCCGCGTTGATCGCCAAACGCCAGGGCGCCCGTTTCAAGCTGGCGATCGACGCGGTCTCGACACCCAAGGCGGCTCGTCTGCCAAGGGATCTCACCGGCATCGACCTGCTGTTCATGAATATCGACGAGGCCAATGCGGTCCTCGGACGCAAGGCGCATGAAACGATCGACGACGCCAAAGAAGCGGCGCTTGCCCTGCAGGCCGCCGGCGCCCGCGAGGCGGTCGTCACCATGGGTCCGCGCGGCATCGCGGTTGCCGGCACCGAAGGCGCCCGCACCTTCCCGGCCGTGCATGCCCGGCCGATCGACATCACCGGCGCCGGAGATGCTATGATCGCCGGCACGCTGCACCGGATCCTGCACGGCGAAGACACCTACACTGCGGCCCGCACCGGCGCGCTGCTCGGCACGCTGACCACCGAAAGCACGGCGAGCGTCCATACGGAATTGTCCGAACGCTTCCTGGAAGCCAATATGCACCGACTGGCTGGCTAA
- a CDS encoding isopenicillin N synthase family dioxygenase: MPVSSANPVSSNGAVPSIPVIDVGSFIRNEAGAAAVVKAIETACRDTGFFLVTGHGVSPEATSRLYNLARAFFDYPQDWKKTQGRGTGVPGGVAFSPIAEEALAATLGIKTPGDYKESLNFGQNLPGDTWPDRPDGLERAFRDYFKEMEILAKHMRRIFCQAIGLDQSYFEPSFENHLSALRVINYPEQDESPLPGQMRAGVHTDYGFMTILRSEASAGGLQVRNRNGDWLDAPSIEGAYVINIADAFMRWTNDEWVSTPHRVANPPTGFKGTARRQSIPFFLNPSKDTVIECLEPFVKGGAKYEPITYGEYIDLKTKQAFSKG; this comes from the coding sequence ATGCCCGTTTCGAGCGCCAATCCTGTGTCATCCAATGGTGCCGTTCCCAGCATCCCCGTCATCGACGTGGGCTCCTTCATCCGCAACGAAGCCGGCGCTGCCGCCGTCGTCAAAGCCATCGAGACGGCCTGCCGCGACACCGGTTTTTTTCTCGTCACCGGCCACGGCGTTTCGCCGGAGGCGACGTCGAGGCTCTACAATCTCGCCCGCGCCTTCTTCGATTACCCGCAGGATTGGAAGAAGACCCAGGGCCGCGGCACCGGCGTTCCGGGCGGCGTCGCGTTTTCGCCGATCGCCGAAGAGGCGCTTGCCGCCACCCTCGGCATCAAGACGCCCGGCGACTACAAGGAAAGCCTGAACTTCGGCCAGAACCTTCCCGGCGACACCTGGCCGGACCGGCCGGACGGGCTGGAGCGGGCGTTCCGCGACTATTTCAAGGAAATGGAAATCCTTGCCAAGCATATGCGCCGCATCTTCTGCCAGGCGATCGGGCTCGATCAGTCTTATTTCGAACCTTCCTTCGAAAACCATCTCTCGGCGCTGCGCGTCATCAATTATCCGGAACAGGACGAATCGCCGCTGCCGGGCCAGATGCGCGCCGGCGTCCACACCGATTACGGCTTCATGACCATCCTGCGCTCGGAGGCATCCGCCGGTGGGCTGCAGGTGCGCAACCGCAACGGCGACTGGCTGGATGCGCCGTCGATCGAAGGGGCTTATGTGATCAACATCGCCGACGCCTTCATGCGCTGGACGAATGACGAATGGGTCTCGACGCCGCACCGCGTTGCCAATCCACCAACCGGTTTTAAGGGCACGGCGCGTCGTCAGTCGATCCCGTTCTTCCTCAATCCGTCCAAGGATACGGTGATCGAGTGCCTGGAGCCGTTCGTAAAGGGTGGTGCCAAATATGAGCCGATCACCTATGGCGAATACATCGACCTGAAGACGAAGCAGGCTTTTTCCAAAGGCTGA
- a CDS encoding DSD1 family PLP-dependent enzyme: MTSSPKDLDIGYDLPASVGDTIDDIQTPALIIDLDAFERNVGRMKAYAKAMGVRLRPHAKTHKSADIALYQMANGGAVGICCQKVSEAEALVRGGVTDVLVANEVADPKKIDRLARLAKSAHVTVCIDDPAVVATLSEAAIRHGVTLDVLVEIDCGAHRCGVLPGAPAVELAKTVAAAPNLAFVGIQAYHGSAQHIYDPAERRAAIDKAIGMARETAELLRDAGLEPKIITGAGTGTHNLEGASGLYNEIQPGSYIFMDADYARVRATEGNGTVGSFEHALFVLTSIMSKPASGRAVCDAGLKAHSIDSGLPTVFERPDLKFVSASDEHGKIEDPQDTLKLNDRLLLVPGHCDPTCNLYDWYVCVRNGRVEALWPVTARGKLY; encoded by the coding sequence ATGACCTCTTCTCCCAAAGACCTCGACATCGGCTATGACCTGCCGGCCTCCGTCGGCGACACGATCGACGACATCCAGACGCCGGCGCTGATCATCGATCTCGACGCCTTCGAGCGGAATGTCGGTCGGATGAAAGCCTATGCAAAGGCAATGGGTGTGCGGCTGCGTCCGCATGCCAAAACCCACAAGTCGGCAGATATCGCGCTTTACCAGATGGCAAACGGCGGGGCCGTCGGCATCTGCTGCCAGAAAGTATCCGAGGCGGAAGCACTGGTGCGCGGTGGCGTGACCGACGTGCTCGTCGCCAACGAGGTCGCCGATCCGAAGAAGATCGATAGGCTGGCGCGGCTCGCAAAGAGCGCCCATGTCACCGTCTGCATCGACGATCCGGCAGTCGTTGCAACGCTTTCGGAAGCGGCTATCCGGCATGGCGTGACGCTCGACGTACTGGTGGAGATCGATTGCGGAGCCCACCGCTGTGGCGTTCTGCCCGGCGCACCGGCCGTCGAACTCGCAAAAACGGTCGCCGCCGCGCCGAACCTCGCCTTCGTCGGTATCCAGGCCTATCACGGCAGCGCCCAGCATATCTACGATCCGGCCGAGCGCCGCGCCGCCATCGACAAGGCGATCGGCATGGCGCGGGAAACGGCCGAGCTGCTGCGCGACGCGGGGCTGGAACCGAAGATCATCACCGGCGCGGGGACCGGCACCCACAATCTCGAAGGCGCGTCCGGCCTCTACAACGAAATCCAGCCGGGCTCCTACATCTTCATGGATGCCGATTATGCCCGCGTCCGCGCGACGGAGGGTAACGGCACGGTCGGCAGCTTCGAGCATGCGCTGTTCGTACTGACCTCGATCATGAGCAAGCCGGCCTCCGGCCGCGCCGTCTGCGATGCGGGGCTGAAGGCCCATTCAATCGACAGCGGCCTGCCGACCGTCTTCGAACGACCCGACCTCAAATTCGTCAGCGCATCGGACGAACACGGCAAGATCGAGGACCCGCAGGATACGCTGAAGCTCAACGACCGACTGCTCCTCGTTCCGGGCCATTGCGACCCGACATGCAATCTCTACGACTGGTATGTCTGTGTGCGGAACGGCCGCGTCGAGGCGCTCTGGCCGGTCACCGCCCGAGGCAAGCTCTACTAG
- a CDS encoding ABC transporter permease translates to MNVPSKKRLGPLLLIAPAAILLGVFLVLPYLNIVVMSFRMPGQGTPYGPGFTLGNYGKFFSDFFYVQQVINTLWIGFLTTFLCLILGYPVAWQLARGASAFRAVGYALVLSPLLVGIVIRSYGWTILLGNNGIINRTLTGWGLIDGPLPLMYNALGIIIALVHVFLPFMILPIMSAIQGIDPSLEAAARSLGASKITSFRRITLPLSLPGIQAGCILVFVLSLSAYVTPSLIGGLRVKTMAVTVVDALIDTFQWPFGSALALMLSVTGAIFVVFFGRLTVMKWKA, encoded by the coding sequence ATGAATGTTCCGTCCAAGAAACGACTCGGACCGCTGCTGCTGATCGCACCCGCCGCGATCCTGCTCGGCGTCTTCCTCGTGCTGCCCTATCTCAATATCGTCGTCATGAGCTTCCGTATGCCGGGGCAGGGAACGCCCTATGGGCCGGGCTTCACGCTTGGCAATTACGGAAAATTCTTCTCGGATTTCTTCTATGTCCAACAGGTGATCAACACGCTGTGGATCGGCTTTCTGACGACCTTCCTCTGCCTGATCCTCGGTTATCCGGTCGCCTGGCAGCTGGCGCGCGGAGCCTCGGCTTTTCGTGCTGTCGGCTACGCGCTGGTGCTGTCGCCGCTTCTCGTCGGCATCGTCATCCGCAGTTATGGCTGGACGATCCTGCTCGGCAATAATGGCATCATCAACCGCACGCTGACCGGCTGGGGCCTGATCGATGGGCCGCTGCCGCTGATGTACAATGCGCTCGGCATCATCATCGCGCTGGTGCATGTCTTCCTGCCTTTCATGATCCTGCCGATCATGAGCGCCATCCAGGGCATAGATCCGTCGCTCGAAGCGGCTGCCCGTTCGCTCGGGGCGTCGAAGATCACCTCCTTCCGGCGCATCACCCTGCCGCTGTCGCTGCCGGGCATCCAGGCCGGCTGCATCCTCGTCTTCGTCCTGTCGCTCAGCGCCTATGTGACGCCGTCGCTGATCGGCGGCTTGCGCGTCAAGACCATGGCGGTGACGGTGGTGGATGCGCTGATCGATACGTTCCAGTGGCCGTTCGGTTCGGCGCTGGCGTTGATGCTGTCGGTGACGGGTGCGATCTTCGTCGTTTTCTTCGGGCGGCTGACCGTCATGAAATGGAAGGCATAG
- a CDS encoding LysE family translocator has protein sequence MSPEFLITSLIVVASPGTGVLITLAAGLSRGARASVVAAFGCTLGTLPHMIAAISGLAALLHASALAFEIIKYLGVAYLLFMAWQVLKEKGALTVATDRTPKSVGQVIVSAILANALNPKLSIFFFAFLPQFVGRDEAAPVLRMAELSLVFMLMTFGVFVLYGLFAASVRSHVISRPNILAWMRRIFAGAFVVLGARLALSAR, from the coding sequence ATGAGCCCGGAATTCCTGATCACTTCCCTCATCGTCGTCGCGTCGCCGGGCACCGGCGTGCTGATCACGCTCGCCGCCGGCCTGTCGCGTGGCGCGCGGGCGAGCGTTGTCGCCGCCTTCGGCTGCACGCTCGGCACCCTGCCGCACATGATCGCGGCAATCTCGGGCCTCGCAGCGCTGCTGCATGCCAGCGCCCTGGCCTTCGAAATCATCAAATATCTCGGCGTCGCCTATCTGCTGTTCATGGCCTGGCAGGTGTTGAAGGAAAAGGGCGCGCTGACCGTCGCGACGGACCGGACGCCGAAATCCGTTGGCCAAGTCATCGTGTCGGCAATCCTTGCCAATGCGCTCAACCCGAAACTGTCGATCTTCTTCTTCGCCTTCCTGCCGCAGTTTGTCGGTCGGGACGAGGCAGCACCCGTTCTGCGCATGGCTGAACTCAGCCTCGTCTTCATGCTGATGACCTTCGGTGTCTTCGTCCTCTACGGCCTGTTTGCCGCCTCGGTGCGCAGCCACGTGATCTCGCGGCCGAATATCCTTGCCTGGATGCGACGT
- a CDS encoding ABC transporter permease codes for MSKPFFTVYCLIIYAFLLAPIAVVVIASFNAGAFLTFPPQGLSFRWYLVFFNNEVFMRAIRTSLWIAALTTVISGIIGTMAAMFYVTHAGKLKETVRVAMLAPLLLPEVLTAISLLFFVYSVGLGTQNLVGMIVGHVLITLPFVFINVSASMESYDPAWSLAAQSLGAGRFTRFRRIMLPLIKPGVIGGCLFAFIISFDVFTISFMLKGVGMSTLPIQLFDYLRTNFTPEAAAVSTCSIVLTMAVVIISEKVLGLRIHRF; via the coding sequence ATGTCGAAACCGTTCTTCACCGTCTATTGCCTGATCATCTACGCTTTCCTGTTGGCGCCGATCGCGGTCGTGGTGATTGCCTCGTTCAATGCCGGCGCTTTCCTCACCTTCCCGCCGCAGGGGCTCTCCTTCCGCTGGTACCTCGTTTTCTTCAACAACGAGGTGTTCATGCGGGCGATCCGCACCTCGCTGTGGATCGCGGCACTGACCACTGTGATCTCCGGCATCATCGGCACGATGGCGGCGATGTTCTACGTGACGCACGCCGGCAAGCTCAAGGAAACGGTACGGGTCGCCATGCTGGCGCCGCTGCTGCTGCCGGAAGTGCTGACCGCAATCTCGCTGCTGTTCTTCGTCTATTCGGTCGGCCTCGGCACGCAGAACCTGGTCGGCATGATCGTCGGCCATGTGCTGATCACGCTGCCCTTCGTGTTCATCAACGTGTCGGCCTCGATGGAAAGCTATGATCCGGCCTGGAGCCTTGCGGCGCAGAGCCTCGGGGCAGGGCGGTTCACCCGCTTCCGGCGGATCATGCTGCCGCTGATCAAGCCTGGCGTCATCGGCGGCTGCCTGTTCGCCTTCATCATCTCGTTCGACGTCTTCACCATTTCCTTCATGCTGAAGGGTGTCGGCATGTCGACGCTGCCGATCCAGCTGTTCGATTATCTGCGCACCAATTTCACGCCGGAAGCGGCGGCCGTCTCGACCTGCTCGATCGTGCTGACGATGGCGGTGGTGATCATCTCGGAAAAGGTGCTGGGCCTGCGCATCCACCGGTTCTAG
- a CDS encoding pseudouridine-5'-phosphate glycosidase, producing MALIKPKLSREVAETIAAGGPVVALESTIITHGMPYPANLETALGVEAVIRENGAIPATIAVVNGELRVGLEHSELEELARAKGVVKASGRDLAVAMVRGQSAGTTVSATMLMADLAGIDIFATGGVGGVHRGAEQTFDISADLTELGRTRTAVVCAGVKSILDIAKTLEYLETQRVPVIAYGTDDFPAFFTRKSGFKADHRLDTPEEIAKAMYLHHQLGTGTGLMIANPIPEAAALTPDFIDGTISDAVREAEERGIGRKELTPFLLARINELSKGESLKANIELVRNNARLAAKMAVAYAALKKAGK from the coding sequence ATGGCCCTTATCAAACCGAAGCTGAGCCGCGAAGTGGCCGAAACGATCGCAGCCGGCGGCCCGGTCGTGGCGCTGGAATCGACCATCATTACCCACGGCATGCCCTACCCTGCGAACCTCGAAACGGCCCTTGGTGTCGAAGCGGTGATCCGCGAGAACGGCGCGATCCCGGCAACCATCGCCGTCGTCAACGGCGAGCTGCGCGTTGGCCTCGAACACAGCGAACTGGAAGAACTGGCCCGGGCCAAGGGTGTGGTAAAAGCCTCCGGCCGCGACCTTGCCGTCGCCATGGTCCGCGGCCAGTCGGCCGGCACCACCGTATCCGCCACCATGCTGATGGCCGATCTCGCCGGCATCGACATTTTCGCCACTGGCGGCGTCGGCGGCGTGCATCGCGGCGCCGAACAGACATTCGATATTTCCGCCGACCTGACCGAACTCGGCCGCACCAGGACCGCCGTCGTCTGCGCCGGCGTCAAGTCGATCCTCGATATCGCCAAGACGCTGGAATATCTCGAAACCCAGCGCGTGCCGGTGATCGCTTACGGCACCGACGACTTCCCGGCCTTCTTCACCCGTAAAAGCGGCTTCAAGGCCGACCACAGGCTCGATACGCCGGAAGAGATCGCCAAGGCGATGTATCTGCACCACCAGCTCGGCACCGGCACCGGTCTGATGATCGCCAACCCTATCCCGGAGGCAGCAGCCCTCACCCCTGATTTCATCGACGGCACGATATCCGACGCGGTGCGGGAGGCGGAGGAACGCGGCATCGGCCGCAAGGAGCTGACGCCCTTCCTGCTCGCCCGCATCAACGAACTGTCCAAGGGCGAAAGCCTGAAGGCCAATATCGAGCTGGTGAGGAACAATGCGCGGCTCGCCGCGAAGATGGCCGTCGCCTACGCGGCACTCAAGAAAGCCGGCAAATAG
- a CDS encoding ABC transporter ATP-binding protein — MTEVSIEKLTKDYGQGPAVNSISIRIAEGEFISLLGPSGCGKTTTLKMIAGFEDATAGAIRFDGRDVVHVPVEERDIGMVFQNYALFPHMTVEKNLAFGLEMRKLPKDEIRTRIAKVLDMVQLTGYSERYPRQLSGGQQQRVALARALVIEPKILLLDEPLANLDAKLREEMRVFIRDLQRRVGITTVYVTHDQAEAMTMSDRVVVMFGGRIAQIGTPSDIYERPANLEVAEFVGQVNIIRGKVGNRVVSTAFGDVPVSGDFADGAELMLALRPEAVELLPINSGSTGAPAKVLSSYYSGSLVDYRLELATGAVVNVQTFPRTRFADGEQVLVHAPADRFWPLGSAA; from the coding sequence ATGACAGAGGTTAGCATCGAAAAGCTGACCAAGGACTACGGGCAGGGTCCTGCGGTCAACAGCATTTCGATCAGGATAGCCGAGGGCGAGTTCATCTCGCTGCTCGGGCCGTCCGGTTGCGGCAAGACGACGACGCTGAAGATGATCGCCGGTTTCGAGGATGCGACCGCGGGCGCGATCCGCTTCGACGGGCGAGACGTCGTGCATGTGCCGGTCGAAGAGCGCGATATCGGCATGGTCTTCCAGAACTATGCGCTCTTTCCGCATATGACGGTCGAAAAGAACCTCGCTTTCGGGCTTGAGATGCGGAAGCTTCCAAAGGACGAGATCCGCACCCGCATCGCCAAGGTGCTGGATATGGTGCAGCTCACGGGCTATTCGGAGCGTTATCCGCGCCAGCTTTCCGGCGGCCAGCAGCAGCGCGTGGCGCTTGCCCGCGCTTTGGTCATCGAGCCAAAAATTCTGCTGCTCGACGAACCTCTCGCCAATCTCGACGCCAAGCTGCGCGAGGAGATGCGTGTCTTCATCCGCGACCTGCAGCGCCGGGTCGGCATTACCACAGTCTACGTCACCCACGACCAGGCCGAGGCAATGACCATGTCCGACCGGGTCGTGGTGATGTTCGGCGGCCGCATCGCCCAGATCGGCACGCCCTCCGACATTTACGAGCGGCCGGCCAATCTGGAGGTCGCCGAGTTCGTCGGACAGGTGAACATCATCCGCGGCAAGGTCGGCAATCGCGTCGTTTCGACGGCCTTCGGCGATGTGCCGGTCAGCGGAGATTTTGCCGATGGTGCCGAGCTGATGCTGGCTCTGCGTCCGGAAGCGGTCGAGTTGCTGCCGATCAACTCAGGTTCCACAGGGGCGCCGGCCAAGGTTCTGTCGAGCTATTATTCCGGCAGTCTTGTCGATTACCGGCTGGAGCTTGCGACCGGCGCCGTCGTCAACGTGCAGACGTTCCCGCGCACGCGGTTTGCCGATGGCGAGCAGGTGCTCGTGCATGCGCCGGCCGATCGCTTCTGGCCGCTCGGAAGCGCCGCATGA